From Paraglaciecola sp. L1A13:
CAAATGAGTTGGTGTAATAATCTTTATCAAATAAATTATCTACTTCAGCCCGCAACGAAATTGACTCCGTTATTTCATAAGCGACGAACGCTCTGACAATGGTGTAGCTAGGTAGGGTGAAATCGGTACCAAAGTAACCATTTCTTTTATCTACGTACACTAAGCCACCACCGACTTCGAACTCTTTACCGTCTAGCTCAAGCAATTGAACCAGTTGTAGACTTAGTTGTTGCTCAGGCACATTAAGTAGGTCCGTCCCTGCTTCGATTGTGTAACCAAAATTGGCATCAAAAAAGGCATTTTTCGTTTTCGCATCTACATAAGCATAAGACGCCCAAAGAGTTAATCCATCTGCAATTTCGCCATTGATGTCAATTTCAATGCCTTGACTCTCTGCTTCTCCAATCGCTGCAAATGTGAAGTTGGTTGGATCATCAACCACGAGAAGATTGTCTTGCTCGACTTTGAATATGGCAATCGTTCCAAACAATGCGCCATCGTTCAGTGTGAATTTAATGCCTGCTTCGGCTGAGGTCGACTGGTTTGGCTCGAAGCCGTCACCGCTGCTGTCGGTACCTGATAAGGGGCGGAAATTCTCACCATAAGACGCATACACAGACAGCGTATCAGATGCCTCATACACAATACCAAACTGCGGACTGACCCGCGTTTCTTCTTGCTTTGATTGGCTATCAGATAAACGGTTATTTAGGGTCTGTTGATAGTCATCAAAACGTGCGCCGATACGTATATCAAGCTTGTCGGTTAAGCTAATTTGATCTTGCACAAACACGCCAAGTGATTCTTGTGTTTCAAGGCGATCTATTTGTGTAGAAAAATCTGTTGCTAGTTCACCATAAACAGGGTTGAACACTTTGATGTACTGCTCGGTAGTGCGGTCACGCAGCGCAAATTGGTCATTCTCAAACTTGTCTGAATCAACACCAACTATTAAGCGATGTGCTAATCCAGCGACTTCTATGTTACCGGTAAGTTCAGCGCGAAATACTTGATAGGTTGCATCATAATCACGGTAGCGGCGAAAGCGATCCACTTCTTCGTCAACGATGCCATCAAAACCTGTTTCCGTAGCGAAGCCTTCTAATGAGGTATCACGATAGTTAACACCTACTAATGCACTCCAGTTTTGGTCAAAGTCATGTTGAAACTCAACTTGATGCCCTAATACGTCGCCTTCCATGGGGCCGTCGCCGGGCTCACCTAAAAAGCGGCTTTGTGGAATACGTCCAAGCTCACCATCTATCGCTAACACACCTCGGTCGAAGGGAACTTCTTGGTGAGCGTATTCTAATTCGTAAACTAGGGTACTTTCATCGCTGATATCCCATGCTATTGAAGGGCTAAAACCTTGTTTTGTGCTTTCAATGGTATCGCGAAAACTGCCTGCATCTTCAAAGAAGCCTACAAAGCGCACCGCTACTTCGTCTGATACTGGGGTGGTGTAATCTATATCCGCTCGGTATGTATCATAGCTACCTGCAGATATCTTTATTTCGCCCGCGGTATCAAATGTTGGGCGCTTGGTGACTAGGTTTACTGTGCCGCCAGGTTCGCCACGGCCAAATAGTGCCGCGCGTGGGCCTTTTAATACTTCGACTGTCTCGATACCTGATAGGTCGCGAGAGCCGCCAAAACCTCTGCCCGCATTAAAACCATTTACAAGGTAGTTACTGGGTAGGTTTTCATCACCCACAAATCCCCGTAAAGCAAAGCTGTTCCAAAGGCCGCCAAAATTATTCTGACGAGCAACAGATGCAGACAAGTCTAATGCTTGGTTTAAATCAATCGCACCTGCATTTTCTAATGCTTCAGAATTTATTCTTAATTCTGATTGAGGGGTTTCTAATGGGCTAAAGTTGCCTTGATAAGCTTGACGAGACCCAACAATGCTGACCGTTTCGATGGGATTTTCTTGGTTTACGTTTTTTGATGCACTTTGCTCATCTGCTGCAACGACTTGATTGACAAACAGGCTAGCTAAGCAGGCACTGAGATAGGTGAGCTTTAGCCCGTGTGTACCAGAGTTCATGGTGAAACCTTATTGATAGTTTAATTGTTATTTTTGTGTCGATTGAACGCCATCGGAATCGCAATCGTCTCGTTGTTCAATAATGAGTTTGTCAAAACTAGGCATGCTAGCTAGATTCCCTTTGTCAAATTCGCCCTTAGCGAATAGAAAGGGGTAGTGAAACAATCGAAGCTGTCGATGGAACGCCCGTACTTGTTGCTCGTAGTTAAAAGCGGCAATTGCGTCTGTATCAGCAAGGCGAGTTAATAGCCGTTGCAGTAACAAGGGTGGGGAAAGTAATGATGCATAACCAGCTAACGCGTATTTTTTCTCGGATGCGGCGCGATATTCTTCAGATATTGAAGCAGCGGCTTGATCGCCTACCTGTTGAAATGCGTAATACCATTTCCACTCAAACATACTTTCCATGGCGACATTATCCTTCCATTCAGGATGGGTTGCGGTGAACGCATTCATAGTGACTTCTTCAGGAATATCCCATGCGTCATTTACTGCTTCTCGCTGAATCAGCACTATGTCGCCACCTTTAGGAGAATGGACAAGTTTGTTGATGATCAAGTCGCCTAGAATCGGTGTTATAAAGGCGAACAACACCCATATTCCTATTAACCCAGAGGCCACCTTAGGGGCACTGTTTGCATTTTTGCCCCAATAAACGCTTAATATCGTCCAAAACGCCAAATAGATGAAACAGTAGAAAGATACCAGTCCTACAGCATCAAGTGACGTACCACTCACCCAAGCCCCTGCATAAAATGGCAGCATTAGGCACAGAAAAACTGACATGAAACGTATTGCTCCACGCGCTCCCCATAAAGCCCAAGGGGATTTTGCGGTGGTGACTAACAAATCATGCCTGCCACTGCTGCGTTCGCTGGCGAATAAGTCATGGAACAGCAAGATAATAATGAGCGGCGAGAGGGCACTTATTACGAAGACAAAATCGATTTTACCGGCTTGGGTGAGTTCCGCATTTTGAGTGTCGCTTTCGTAGATTTGCCCCTCTATGGCAAGCATTTTAATGCGATGCTTCCATGGGTAAATATCGCGCTCACCTAAGGCCGCAAAGGCTAAATCCGAAGGTGCTGAATAAGTAAGATGAAAACTGTAATAGGCCAGCGACCCGATGTCGTCATACTTTTGCTGTGCTTCAGTACGGTCGGTTAAATCGGCCACTTTTAAGCGCTCGATTGTTTGCTGCTGTTGCTCAATTTCATTTAAGCCACTGTATACTGAAAAACCAGATATTAAGACGGTGCAGCCCAATAGCACCAGTAGGTATTTCTGACGCAGCATAAATCGCCATTCGCGACTAAGCTGTTTAAACATATAACTCATACTAAGCGTTTCCCTACCAGTCGAATGACAAATATTAGCGCCGCTATCCAAGCTAGCAACTGTAAAAAAGCAGGTACACTTCGTTTTAATCGAAGGGTGGGCTTATCAATACCAAACGAGAAATCTTCTAACACTTGCCAGTTTTTGGCTTCTACTCGCGCTTTTTGTGCCGCATCAGCGTCTGTATTGCGAGCCATGTCATCTTGGTAACTAAGTTGCTCTACTTGAATCTTATTTAAGCCTTGCACAAAGCTAAACCTAAGGGCTTCAGCCTCACGTAGAAATCTATGGTGGGTTTCTATACTGGTACCTGCTGTGTTCATCGACAATGTACGAACTGCCACCATAGGTGATAGCCAACCGAAATATCTGGATACATTTGTTTGGGCTAACTCTGTTTGCATACGTTGTTCTGCAAACTCATTCAAAACCCCCGTTAATTCTGCTTCCGATGCCATTGCAATTGCACCTCTATAGTTGATAGGAAGCTGCTCAATTGAATCTACATCGTACTGTTTTAATAAAGACGTTTTTAATTGGGCAAATGCAGGGTCGCTGGCATTGTGACCATCACCTAATTTTCTGAGTTGTGCGATAACAGCAAAATCAGTTTC
This genomic window contains:
- a CDS encoding TonB-dependent siderophore receptor, with the translated sequence MNSGTHGLKLTYLSACLASLFVNQVVAADEQSASKNVNQENPIETVSIVGSRQAYQGNFSPLETPQSELRINSEALENAGAIDLNQALDLSASVARQNNFGGLWNSFALRGFVGDENLPSNYLVNGFNAGRGFGGSRDLSGIETVEVLKGPRAALFGRGEPGGTVNLVTKRPTFDTAGEIKISAGSYDTYRADIDYTTPVSDEVAVRFVGFFEDAGSFRDTIESTKQGFSPSIAWDISDESTLVYELEYAHQEVPFDRGVLAIDGELGRIPQSRFLGEPGDGPMEGDVLGHQVEFQHDFDQNWSALVGVNYRDTSLEGFATETGFDGIVDEEVDRFRRYRDYDATYQVFRAELTGNIEVAGLAHRLIVGVDSDKFENDQFALRDRTTEQYIKVFNPVYGELATDFSTQIDRLETQESLGVFVQDQISLTDKLDIRIGARFDDYQQTLNNRLSDSQSKQEETRVSPQFGIVYEASDTLSVYASYGENFRPLSGTDSSGDGFEPNQSTSAEAGIKFTLNDGALFGTIAIFKVEQDNLLVVDDPTNFTFAAIGEAESQGIEIDINGEIADGLTLWASYAYVDAKTKNAFFDANFGYTIEAGTDLLNVPEQQLSLQLVQLLELDGKEFEVGGGLVYVDKRNGYFGTDFTLPSYTIVRAFVAYEITESISLRAEVDNLFDKDYYTNSFADVWVQPGTPRSFRVSASYNF
- a CDS encoding DUF3526 domain-containing protein; this encodes MSYMFKQLSREWRFMLRQKYLLVLLGCTVLISGFSVYSGLNEIEQQQQTIERLKVADLTDRTEAQQKYDDIGSLAYYSFHLTYSAPSDLAFAALGERDIYPWKHRIKMLAIEGQIYESDTQNAELTQAGKIDFVFVISALSPLIIILLFHDLFASERSSGRHDLLVTTAKSPWALWGARGAIRFMSVFLCLMLPFYAGAWVSGTSLDAVGLVSFYCFIYLAFWTILSVYWGKNANSAPKVASGLIGIWVLFAFITPILGDLIINKLVHSPKGGDIVLIQREAVNDAWDIPEEVTMNAFTATHPEWKDNVAMESMFEWKWYYAFQQVGDQAAASISEEYRAASEKKYALAGYASLLSPPLLLQRLLTRLADTDAIAAFNYEQQVRAFHRQLRLFHYPFLFAKGEFDKGNLASMPSFDKLIIEQRDDCDSDGVQSTQK